TCCGAGTAGGCCGTCGAGCACGCGTCAACGCACGCATGCCGAATTACGCAACACAACTGTTGCGAATTGTTGACATGGGCCTTCGGCCCCCCGTAGCCTCAGCGAGTTAGGTAAGCCTTACTTACTCCTGGAGGTCGCGTGCTCGCCAACTACCTCATCGGCTTGAGAGAGGGCCTCGAGGCAGCGCTCGTTATCGGCATCCTGGTGGCGTACCTGGTCCGCACCCAACGCCGGGACCTGCTTGCCTCGGTGTGGACGGGCGTCGGCGTGGCCGTGGTCGTCTCGCTCGCCGCGGGGGCGGCGCTCACGCTCGGCCCCAACGGTCTCAGTTTCGAGGCGCAAGAGGTCATCGGCGGGTCGCTCAGCATCGTCGCGGTCGCGCTCATCACGTGGATGATCTTCTGGATGGGCAAGACCGCGCGCTTTCTCAAGCGTCACCTCGAGGATGGGGTCGAGAAGGCGATCGCTATGGGCAAGGGCGCCATCGTCACGATGGCACTGGTCGCAGTGGGCCGTGAAGGGCTCGAGACGGCCCTGTTCCTGTGGGCAGGTATCGAGGCGGCTGGCTCCACCACGGCGCCCATCACTGGCGCGGTTCTCGGTCTCCTGACTGCGGTCGCGCTCGGTGTGCTCATCTATCGCGGTGCGGTGCGCATCAACCTGCGGGTCTTCTTCCAGTGGACCGGGGTGTTTCTCATCATCGTTGCTGGTGGAGTCCTCGCTTACGGCATCCACGACCTCCAAGAGGCTCGCGTCTTGCCAGGCCTGAACACCCTCGCCTTTGACGTGAGTGACACGATCACGCCCGGCTCGGTCCTTGGGACCCTCCTCAAGGGCATCTTCAACTTCTCCCCGGCAACCACCGTTCTCGAGGCCACTGCGTGGATCCTGTACGTCGTCCCCACCATGTGGCTGTTCGTCCGCACCGCTTTTCGCGGCAGTCCCACACCTTCAGGCGCACCCCGCGCCACCAAGACCGCCGCACACGCGGCCTAATCCTTAAGGATCACCTCACCCCATGAACGCCCGCTTCGCTCTGCCCTCGCTCGTCCTCACGGGTGCCGTCGTCGCCCTCGCTGGCTGCGTCCCGAACGCGCCCAGTGGCGCCGACTCGGTGACCGTGACGGCCACAGACGACGGCTGCACCTTGTCCAGCTCCGAGGCTCCCGCTGGAACGCTGGTCTTCTCCGTTGAGAACGAGGGATCTGCCGCGACCGAGTTCTACCTGCTCGCATCGGACGGCTCGTCGATCGTCTCCGAGGTCGAGAACATCGGGCCGGGCCTGACCCGCGACCTCACCGTTCAGGTCGCTGCCGGCGGCTACTTCACGTCGTGCCGCGAGTCCGACAACGCCGACGCCGTGCCGGTCGCGTTTACCGTCACCGAGGCAGAGTCGGACGTCCCCGTCGACGAG
The Demequina sp. TMPB413 DNA segment above includes these coding regions:
- the efeU gene encoding iron uptake transporter permease EfeU — its product is MLANYLIGLREGLEAALVIGILVAYLVRTQRRDLLASVWTGVGVAVVVSLAAGAALTLGPNGLSFEAQEVIGGSLSIVAVALITWMIFWMGKTARFLKRHLEDGVEKAIAMGKGAIVTMALVAVGREGLETALFLWAGIEAAGSTTAPITGAVLGLLTAVALGVLIYRGAVRINLRVFFQWTGVFLIIVAGGVLAYGIHDLQEARVLPGLNTLAFDVSDTITPGSVLGTLLKGIFNFSPATTVLEATAWILYVVPTMWLFVRTAFRGSPTPSGAPRATKTAAHAA